From Ischnura elegans chromosome 13 unlocalized genomic scaffold, ioIscEleg1.1 SUPER_13_unloc_1, whole genome shotgun sequence, a single genomic window includes:
- the LOC124172604 gene encoding uncharacterized protein LOC124172604, translating to MADVPYKLMYATVKYKDGKVEDVPVVDISDVDHSKGYARTPFLPKSCADLEAGKWYSVRTATGSADGRKHSYYARIGRIAASKSELRDSKRVNWPVIRSEEVSGDPLTSGTEEELFNASKVLQDARTVKKHNSALRWKNDKLTLEKLSEDGFFSMRDGVGDAENSGSSEKGLNGKEELVRLQERVKVLEGELRKERASSKLREEELRTAKDDELFFEKVEAMISSKMEALRESLAEEIAGAICARMSPLLSDRGSSSRGASSDGNLALDGEIPSAESSKVLIGDVWCSGGSYKLLKCNPGNLSLWHNALLTGCYAEPHKMRVRKTANTEKFSRKFLVAAQDLYMEWLEGCKGEGEERKYSPSKVVELVADLPRKLAECATNMGPKRGIDARIKAAVAEGRSPNEVLAMVSPKARAKFEERQVVRQAKRTADDLLGQAEAPSDKQARACEDQGSERGSFRDHSPVGSPVSPPPTSPVLPPPTGGMNF from the exons ATGGCCGATGTTCCATATAAATTAATGTACGCCACCGTGAAGTACAAGGATGGAAAGGTGGAAGATGTGCCCGTTGTGGATATTTCGGATGTGGACCATAGCAAAGGGTATGCAAGAACCCCTTTCCTCCCAAAAAGTTGTGCCGACCTCGAAGCTGGAAAATGGTACAGCGTCAGAACAGCTACGGGCAGTGCTGACGGTCGGAAGCATTCCTACTATGCTAGGATCGGAAGGATAGCAG CTTCTAAATCAGAATTGAGGGATTCGAAGCGTGTAAACTGGCCCGTGATAAGGTCTGAGGAGGTATCCGGAGACCCTTTGACGTCCGGAACGGAAGAGGAGCTCTTCAATGCCTCCAAAGTATTGCAGGATGCCAGAACGGTGAAA aaacATAATTCGGCGCTGCGGTGGAAAAATGATAAGCTAACCCTTGAGAAGCTATCGGAAGACGGTTTTTTCTCGATGCGAGATGGAGTAGGTGACGCCGAAAATAGTGGGTCTTCCGAAAAGGGTTTAAACGGGAAAGAAGAATTGGTAAGGCTCCAGGAGCGTGTTAAGGTTTTGGAGGGTGAATTGAGGAAGGAGAGGGCCTCGTCAAAGCTGAGGGAGGAAGAGTTACGAACAGCTAAGGATGACgagttattttttgagaaagtggAGGCCATGATAAGTTCTAAAATGGAAGCCCTTCGCGAAAGCCTGGCAGAGGAAATTGCCGGTGCCATTTGTGCCAGGATGAGCCCCCTCCTGT CCGACCGTGGTAGTAGCTCAAGAGGGGCCAGCTCTGACGGCAACCTTGCATTGGATGGTGAAATACCAAGTGCTGAGTCTTCCAAG GTTCTAATTGGGGACGTCTGGTGCAGTGGGGGAAGCTATAAATTGCTGAAGTGCAATCCAGGCAACCTGAGTTTGTGGCATAATGCCCTCTTAACAGGCTGTTATGCTGAGCCTCATAAAATGAGGGTGCGTAAAACTGCAAATACTGAAAAGTTCTCAAGAAAGTTTTTAGTTGCTGCCCAAG ATCTGTATATGGAATGGCTGGAAGGCTGCAAAGGAGAAGGAGAAGAGAGGAAGTACAGCCCTTCCAAAGTGGTGGAGCTGGTGGCAGACTTGCCTCGCAAGTTGGCGGAGTGTGCCACCAACATGGGACCGAAAAGAGGCATCGATGCCAGAATTAAGGCAGCAGTAGCAGAGGGGCGCAGTCCGAATGAAGTTTTGGCAATGGTGTCTCCCAAGGCGAGAGCTAAATTTGAGGAGCGCCAGGTAGTGAGGCAGGCCAAGAGGACTGCAGATGATTTACTGGGGCAGGCTGAGGCCCCTTCCGATAAGCAGGCAAGGGCCTGTGAGGACCAAGGCAGTGAAAGAGGCAGTTTCAGAGACCATTCCCCTGTAGGGTCCCCTGTCTCACCTCCACCAACGTCCCCTGTTTTACCGCCACCAACAGgtggaatgaatttttaa